CGACCTCCTGGAGCGGCTGCGCGACCTGATCGTGGTCGCCGCGACGAGCGTCGACGGCGCGGCCGCGGTGCTGCGCGGGGTGCCGCAGGACGAACTCGACCGGATGGGCGTCCAGGCGATGAAGTTCGGCGCGACCGAGCTCAGCCGGGCCGCCGACATCGTGAACGCCGCGCTCACCGAGATGACCGGCGCGACCTCGCCGCGCTTGCACCTGGAGCTGATGATCGCGCGCGTGCTGGTGCCGTCGAGCGACGACAGCGAGCGCGGGGCATTGGCGCGTGTCGAGCGGCTGGAGCGGCGGGTCGGGGTGAGCGATGCCGGTGGGGCGCGGGAGGCTGCTGCGCCTGCGCCTGCGGCTGCTCCTGCGCCGGCTCCTGCCTCTGTTCCTGCTCCTGCTCGTGCTTCGGTGCCCGCGCCTGTTCCTGCGCCGCAGCCCGCCCCTGGTACTTCGGCGCCGGTGGCCGCCCCGGTCCCGACGCCGGCCGCGCCGGAGCCCGTCGAGCCTCCCGCGAAGGCTGCGAAGGCCACGAAGACCGCGGAGCCGAATCCGGCCCCGCCAGCTCCCGAGCCGGTCGCCGCGCCCGCGACTCCGGCTGCCCCCGCGGCCGTCGGCGCCGTGAGCACGCAGCAGGTCAAGGACTCCTGGCCGCAGATCCTCGACGCCGTGCAGCGCGCCAAGCGCAGCGCATGGATGGTGGTGTTCACCGCGCAGGTCCGGTCGCTGAACGACGACGTGCTGACGCTGTCGTTCCCGAGCGACAACGACGTGCAGAGTTTCCGCCAGCCGCAGGCGCAGGGCGGCCAGGGCGTGAGCGAGTACCTCCGCCAGGCGATCATCGACATCCTGGGCATCCGGGTCAAGTTCATCGCGCGCGCCGACGGCGCGCCGGCCGGCGGCGGCTCGTCTCGCCCGTCCGCGGGAGCGCCCTCCGCGCCCGAGGCGCCGACCTGGCCGGGCGCCGATGGAGACGGTTCCGCTGCGCGCCCGGCGTCGGGAGCGGCCCCCGCGTCGTCGTCGGCGCCTGCTCCGGCCTCATCCACCGCTCCGGCGTCATCCACCGCTCCCGGCGCGGCGGCCTCGGCGTCCGTCACCGAGTGGGCGACGGTCGCCATCCCCGCGGCGGCGCCCGCCGCCGTCGCCACGCTGGAACGTCCGCAGGCCGCTCCCGTGCGCGCTGCCGCGCCGTCAGCAGCTCCTGTCACCGACGAGCTGCCACCGGACGACCTGGAGCCGCCGGAGGAGATCGAGCCTCCCTACGAGGCCGAGGTCCCGGAGGAGCCCGAGGGCGACTGGGCGGCGGCGCCATCCGCTGCCGAGACGGCCGCGCCCTCCGCAGCCCCGCAGCGCGCCGTCACGCGCCCTGCCGCTGAGCGTCAGGCTCCCGAGCGCACCCCCGTTGCGCCGCCCGCAGCCGAGCGCCCCGCCGCCACCCGCCCCACCGCGGAGCGCTCCGCCCCCGCCTCCGGCGCCCGCACGCCCACCTTCCAGGCCCCGCAGCGCTACGGCGAGGCGGTCGTCCGCGAGATCCTCGGTGCACGCTTCCTGGAGGAGCAGCCCGCCCCTCCCATGAACGGCATGAGGTAACGCCGTGTACGAGGGCATCGTCCAGGAGCTGATCGACGAGCTGGGTCGGCTTCCCGGCATCGGGCCGAAGTCGGCACAGCGCATTGCGTTCCACATCCTGCAGACCGAGAGCTTCGACGTCACCCGGCTCGCCGAGGTGCTGCTCGAGGTGCGCGACAAGGTGCGCTTCTGCGAGATCTGCGGCAACGTCTCCGAACAGCCGACCTGCACGATCTGCCGCGACCCGCGCCGCTCTCCCGACACCATCTGCGTGGTCGAGGAGGCCAAGGACGTCGTCGCCATCGAGCGCACCCGCGAGTTCCGCGGCCTGTACCACGTGCTCGGCGGCGCCATCAGCCCGATCGACGGCGTCGGGCCCGACGACCTCCGCATCCGGCAGCTCATGCAGCGCCTCGCCGACGGCACCGTGCAGGAGGTCATCATCGCGACCGACCCCAACCTGGAGGGGGAGGCCACGGCCACCTACCTCAGCCGCCTGCTGACCACGCTGGAGATCCGCGTCACCCGGCTCGCCTCCGGCCTCCCCGTCGGCGGCGACCTGGAGTACGCCGACGAGGTCACCCTCGGCCGCGCCTTCGAAGGCCGCCGCCAAGTCTCTTAACCCAGACCAACCCCTCCCGCCCCACCACCCCCAAGCCCTCATCCGCCGAGGGGCACGTCGTTGTCACTTCTGGGCGCGAAAAGCGACAACAACGTGCCCCTCGATCACCGCCTGGGCGTTCCGTCACATGGCCGGGCGGGCATATCCCCGGCCGGTAGAATGGTCACTCCCGTGAGTTCTGGAGTGCCTGTGGCCCTGATCGTTCAGAAATACGGCGGCTCGTCCGTCGCCGACGCCGAGAGCATCAAGCGCGTCGCCAAGCGCATCGTCGAGACGCGCAAGGCGGGCAACGAGGTCGTCGTGGCCGTCTCCGCCATGGGCGACACCACCGACGAGCTGGTCGACCTGGCCCACGAGGTCACGCCGATCCCCGCGCCGCGCGAGCTGGACATGCTGCTCACGGCGGGGGAGCGCATTTCGATGGCGCTGCTCGCGATGTCGATCAAGAGCATGGGCTACGACGCGCGCTCCTTCACGGGCAGCCAGGCCGGCATGATCACCGACGCCCAGCACGGCGCCGCCCGCATCGTGGATGTCACCCCCGGCCGCATCAAGGAGGCGCTCGACGAGGGCGCGATCGCCATCGTCGCCGGCTTCCAGGGCTTCAACCGCGACACCCGCGACATCACGACCCTCGGCCGCGGCGGCTCCGACACCACCGCCGTCGCCCTCGCCGCCGCGCTCGGCGCCGAGGTCTGCGAGATCTACACCGATGTCGACGGCGTGTTCACCTCGGACCCCCGGCAGGTCCCGCTCGCCCGCAAGATCGACCGCATCACCAGCGAGGAGATGCTCGAGCTCGCGGCCGCCGGCGCCAAGGTCCTGCACATCCGCGCGGTGGAGTACGCCCGCCGCCACAACGTGACCCTGCACGTGCGCTCCTCGTTCTCGAACCGGGTGGGCACGTACGTCCTCAATGAAGCAGCTGCGGCCGAGGCCGCGAAGAAGGATGGAATCGTGGAAGAGCCGATCATCTCCGGAGTCGCCACCGATCTGAGCGAGGCGAAGATCACCGTCGTCGGCGTGCCCGACGTCCCCGGCAAGGCGGCGCAGATCTTCAAGATCGTCGCGAAGGCCAACGCCAACGTCGACATGATCGTCCAGAACGTGTCCGCCGCCGCGACCAGCCTCACCGACATCTCGTTCACCCTCCCGAAGTCGGAGGGCCAGCGCGTGCTGACCGCCCTGAACGGCGAGCGCGACGAGGTCGGCTTCCAGGCCCTCCAGTACGACGACCAGATCGGCAAGCTCGCCCTGGTCGGCGCCGGGATGCGCACCAACTCGGGCGTCTCCGCGAAGCTGTTCGAAGCGCTGTACGTCGCGGGAATCAACATCGAGATGATCTCCACCAGCGAGATCCGCATCTCGGTCGTCACTCGCGCCGACACCGTGGCGGAGGCCGCCCGCGTCGTGCACACCGCCTTCGGGCTGGACGGCGACGAGAAGGCGATCGTCTACGCCGGCACCGGCCGCTGAGCCGCTCCCGCCGCCCGCGGGAATGGCCGCCGTCGCCATCCCGTTCACCTCTTCAGACCACGACACCGAAGGACACACCATGAGCGAGACCACTCCCGGCTTCGACATCGCCGTCGTCGGCGCCACCGGCCAGGTCGGCGCCGTGATGCGCCAGTTGCTGGAGGAGCGCGACTTCCCGGTGAAGAGCATCCGGTTCTTCGCATCGTCGCGCTCGGCCGGCACGAAGCTGCCGTTCCGCGGCGAGGAGATCACGGTCGAGGACGTGGAGATCGCCGACGTCTCCGGCATCGACATCGCCCTGTTCTCGGCCGGCGCCACCGGCTCGAAGGCGCACGCGCCCCGGTTCGCCGAGGCCGGCGCCATCGTCATCGACAACTCCAGCGGCTGGCGGATGGACCCGGACGTGCCGCTCGTGGTCTCCGAGGTGAACCCCGAGGCCATCGACGACGCGCGCAAGGGCATCATCGCGAACCCCAACTGCACCACGATGGCCGCCATGCCAGTGCTGAAGGTCCTGCACGAGGAGGCCGGCCTCCAGCGCCTCATCGTGAGCACCTACCAGGCCGTGTCGGGCTCCGGCCTGGCCGGCGCCGAGGAGCTGGCCGGTCAGATCCGCACGGCTGTCGCCGACGAGAACCTGCTCCAACTCGTGCACGACGGCTCGTCCGTCGCGATGCCCGAGCCGGTCAAGTACGTGCGCCCGATCGCGTTCGACGTCATCCCGCTCGCCGGCACGATCGTCGAGGACGGCTTCAACGAGACCGACGAGGAGAAGAAGCTCCGCAACGAGAGCCGCAAGATCCTCGGCCTCCCGGAGCTGCTGGTGAGCGGCACCTGCGTGCGGGTGCCCGTGTTCACCGGCCATTCGCTGTCCATCAACGCCGAGTTCGCGTCGCCGATCAGCCCCAAGCGTGCCACCGAGCTGCTGTCCGATGCGCCCGGCGTGAAGCTCACCGACGTCCCCACCCCGCTGGAGGCCGCCGGCCAGGACCCGAGCTTCGTCGGCCGCATCCGCGCGGACGAGGGCGCCCCGGAGGGCCGCGGCCTCGCGCTGTTCATCAGCAACGACAACCTCCGCAAGGGCGCCGCGCTCAACGCGGTGCAGATCGCCGAACTCGTAGCAGCCCGCCTCACGTCCCGCGTCGCCGGCTAGCCCCTCTGTCGAAGGGCACGTAAACGCCCCTAAAACGCGGTTTTAGGGGCATTTACGTGCCCTTCGGCGGCTCCGGGAACGCGCCGAGGCGGCGCGCGGCGGCGTCCTGGTGGGCCAGGCGGCGCAGCGCCGCGACCACCGGGTCGTAGAGCGCCGTCCCGAGCACCGCGTAGGCGAGCGCCCCTTCCCGGCCGCCGTCCTCCGGCATTCGGCTGAGGTCGTACTCCGCCATCGCCCGCAGGTGCTCCGCGTACACGTGGAGGCGCTCGTCCGTCATCGGGATGCCGCCGGCCTCCACCGCCTCCAGCGCGCGTTCGAGCTGGGCCACCGCGGCGAACCGCTCGTCGTAGACCTGTCCGATCGCAGCGAGAGCGGCGTGTGCGCGCGGGTAGGGCGGCTGCGCGTCGTCGAGGTACGGCGGAAGGGCCGCGACCGCGCTCCCCAGCGCGTCGAAGAGCTCGCCGTCGGGATGGTCGATCAGGTCGAGCACGTCCTTCACCCGGCCCAGCGGCAGCCCCGCCACGTCCGAGAGCGCGCGGATGAGGCCGATGCGGCGCACGTGCTCCTCGCCGTAGTCCGCGCGCGTCGCGCTGACGGCCTCCCCGGGCGGGAGCATCCCCTGCCGCAGGTAGAACTTGACCGTCGCCAGCGGCACGCCCGTCCGCTCGACCAGCTCCGAGATGCGCATCCGTCCTCCGAACCTCTTGACTACGGATACTAATACTATCTAATCTTTGGATACAGACACTATCCAACGCGCGTCATCCAACTGAGGAGCCGTCATGCTGCTGCAACCCGCCAGCGCCATCACCGCCGGCATCGTCCTGCTCACCGTCATCGGGGTCGCCTACGGCGGCACCTTCATGCTGCGCGTCGTCACCGGCAAGCAGGGGGCCAACGACCTCCAGAAGTCCTTCTTCCGCGCCGGACACGCGCACGCGGGCGTCCTCGTCATCCTCGGCCTCGTCACCCTGCCGCTGCTCGACGCCGCGAGGGTGACCGGCTGGATGCACTTCGGCGCGATCGGGGTCCTGGTCGCCGCCATCCTCATCCCCGCCGGGTTCTTCTTCTCGCCGCTCGGCCGCGACCCGCAGAAGCCGAACGGCGCGATCGCGCTCGTCTGGATCGGGTTCGGCGTGCTGCTGCTCAGCATGGTCGTCTCCGGCGTCGCCCTGATCATCGCCGGGGCCTCGGCGGCCTGAGGGATGTCTCGATATCGAGACAGAATCCCGGCGCGACGGCAGGTCCCGAGCACACTCACCGTAGGATTGTCTGGTGAGCACTGACCCCATCGACGTCGTCCTGATCGGCGGCGGCATCATGAGCGCGACGCTGGGCTCCATGATCCAGCGCGTCCAGCCCGACTGGACCATCCGCATCTACGAGTCCCTGGGCGAGGTCGCCCAGGAGAGCTCGAACCCGTGGAACAACGCAGGAACGGGCCACGCCGCCCTCTGCGAGCTGAACTACATGCCGGAGGCCGCCGACGGCAGCGTCGACCCGGCCAAAGCCATCAGCATCAACGAGCAGTTCCAGCTCAGCCGGCAGTACTGGGCCTCCCTGGTCGCCGCGGGCCACCTGCCCGCCCCGGACACGTTCATCAACGCGACGCCGCACATGACGTTCGTGCGCGGCCGCGACAACGTCCGCTACCTCCGCAAGCGCTACGAGGCGCTCAAGGACCAGCCGCTGTTCGAGGGCATGGAGTACTCCGAGGACCCGGCGACGATCGGCGAGTGGACCCCGCTGCTCACCAAGAAGCGCAACGCCAAGCAGCGCATCGCCGCCACCCGCCAGACCGCGGGCACCGACGTCGACTTCGGCGCGCTCACCCGCGCACTCGTCGACGACCTGGTCGCGAACGGCGCCGAGCTCGCCCTCAACCACAAGGTGCTCAGCATCAAGCGCACCGCGGACGAGCTCTGGAAGATCAAGGTTCGCCACGAGGTCGGCCACACGCCGCACGAGGCGCTCGCACGATTCGTGTTCGTCGGCGCGGGCGGCGGCGCCCTGCACCTGCTGCAGAAGTCCGGCATCCCTGAGATCAAGGGCTTCGGCGGCTTCCCGATCTCGGGCCAGTTCCTCCGCACCTCCAACCCGAAGATCGTCGCGCAGCACCAGGCGAAGGTCTACGGCAAGGCCGCGGTCGGCGCTCCGCCGATGTCGGTCCCGCACCTCGACACCCGCGTGGTGGACGGGGAGACCTCCCTGCTGTTCGGCCCGTACGCCGGCTTCAGCCCCAAGTTCCTGAAGAGCGGAAGCTGGTGGGACCTGCCCGGCTCGGTCCGCGCGGGCAACCTCGGCCCGATGCTCGCGGTCGCGCGCGACAACTTCTCCCTCATCAAGTACCTGGTGGGCGAGGTGCTCGCCAACCGGGCCAAGAAGATGAAGGCGCTGCAGGAGTTCATGCCGACCGCGAAGTCGGAGGACTGGGAGCTCATCACCGCAGGCCAGCGCGTGCAGGTGATGAAGAAGGACCCGAAGAAGGGCGGCGTGCTGCAGTTCGGCACCGAGGTGATCGCCTCCGCGGACGGCTCGATCGCCGGTCTGCTCGGCGCGTCCCCTGGCGCGTCGACGGCCGTGCCGATCATGGTCGACCTCCTCAAGCAGTGCTTCCCCGACCGCTACGAGGGCTGGCTGCCGACGCTGAAGCAGCTCATCCCCACGGTCGGCACCACGCTCAACGACCGCCCGGAGGAGGCCGAGCGCGTGCTCGCCGAGACCGCGGCGGTGCTCGACCTGGCGGAGAGCCCCGCCGGTCAGGTCGTCCGGGCCTGACCTCTGGCCAACCGCAGCCGATCCGTACCCGTCGGTACGGATCGGCTGGACAGTCGCGGGCGCGACCTGTTATCGTCGTCCTCGCTATGAAGTGATCACCTCCTCTCGTCCCGCGCCCGAGGCGCCGTCGATCGAGTGAGCGACCCCATAGGTCCTGCGCCGCCTGGTCATCCAGCACCGGGCGCTCCGGCGCACTCGTCGCGGAAGTCCGCCCGGCGGGAGCCTGCTCCGTGATGGAGCGCCCGGAAGGTGGTCACATTGCCAACACTCACTCTCACTCCACTGCGCGCCGACGGTGTCTCCGTCAGCTACGGCGACCGGCGCGTGCTCACCGACGTCTCCCTCACCGTGCCTCCCGGCGCCCGCCTCGGCCTGATCGGCGAGAACGGCGCGGGCAAGTCCACGCTGCTGCGGGTGCTCGCGGGGGCTGAGACCCCGGACTCCGGCCTCGTCCAGCGGCCGAAGCGGGTCGGCTTCCTCTGGCAGGAGGTCCGCTTCTCGCCCGACGAGACGCTCGCCACGCTGATCGAGGACGCCCTCGCCGAGGTGCGCGCGATCGAGCACGAGCTGGAGGCCGCGGCGGCGGCGCTCGCGGGGGACGACCCCGCGGCGCACGCGCGGTACGACGCCGCCCTCGCGGCGGCCGAGCTCGCCGAGGTGTGGTCGATCGCGTCGCGTCGCGACGCGCTCCTCGACGGTCTCGGGGTCGGCGCCATCCCGCTGGCCCGGCGGCTGGACGAGGTCTCGGGAGGGCAGCGCAGCCGGTTCGCGCTGGCCGCGCTGCTGCTCGGCCGGCCGGAGGCGCTGCTGCTCGACGAGCCGACGAACCACCTGGACGACGCCGCCGCGGCGTTCCTGGAGTCGCAGCTCCTCGGCTGGCACGGCCCGGTGCTCTTCGCGAGCCACGACCGCGCGTTCCTCGACTCGGCGGCCACCGGCCTCCTCGACCTGGACCCGACGCGCACCGGCACGACCGTGTTCGGCGGCGGCTACAGTGCGTATCTCGCCGAGAAGACGGCCGAGCGGCACCGCTGGGAGAAGCAGTACGCCGACGAGCAGGCCGAGCTCGCTGCGTTGAAGCACGCGGTCGACGTGACCGCGCGCTCCATCGCCTGGTCGGGCAAGGTCCGCGACAACGACAAGTTCGTGAAGTCGTACAAGGGCAACACCCTGGACCGGCAGATCAGCCGGCGCGTGCGCAACGCGGACGGCCGGCTGGAGGAGCTGACCAGCACGCAGGTCCGCAAGCCGCCCAAGCCGCTCGGCTTCTCCGGCATCCCCGCGGGGTTCCAGGCCGTGGGCGGGGAGGCCGGGTCGCTGCTGCAGGCGGACGACCTCCACGTGCCCGGCCGGCTGAAGCTCGACCGGTTCGCGGTGGAGGCGCAGTCGCGCGTGCTCGTGACCGGGGCCAACGGTGCAGGCAAGTCGACGCTGCTCTCGGTGCTCGCCGGGCGGATCGTTCCGCTCGTCGGGACGGTGCAGCGCCGGCGCGGCCTGCGGGTGGAGCTCCTGGAGCAGGATGTGCGCTTCGCGGACCCGACGCAGACCCCCCGGCGGATCTACGAGCTGGCGCTGGGGGAGCGGCGCGCGGAGGCCGTCCCGCTCTCGGGGCTCGGCCTGATCGCCCCGCGCGACCTCGACCGGGAGGTCGGCGCGCTGTCCGTGGGGCAGCAGCGCCGGCTCGCGCTTGCGCTGATCATGGCGCGGCCGCCGCACGTGTTCCTGCTGGACGAGCCGACCAACCACCTCTCGCTCAGCCTGGCGACCGAGCTGGAGGCCGCCCTCGGCGGATACCCCGGCGCGGTCGTGGTCGCGAGCCATGACCGCTGGCTGCGCGAGCGCTGGTCGGGGGAGGTGGTGTCGCTGCGGAGCGCCACGCTGCGCGACGCTTGACGAAGATTCGAACATATGTTCGAATAGTTCCATGAGGTGGAGCGGGCAGGAGCTGGCGGTGGAGACGCCGTCAGCCCTGCCCGGTCTCGCCCGGCTGAACAACCTGGTGCGGTCGGTGCGCACGCCGGAGTTCGCGGGCATCACGTTCCACGAGATCCTTGCCAAGTCGGCGCTCAACAAGATCCCCGGCGGGGGAGGGCCGATGCCCTTCGGCTGGACGATCAACCCGTACCGCGGCTGCTCGCACGCCTGCGTCTACTGCTTCGCGCGTCCCACGCACAGCTATCTGGAGCTCGACCAGGGCAAGGACTTCGACCAGGAGATCATCGTCAAGGTCAACGTGGCCGACGTGCTGCGCAAGGAGCTGACGAAGCCGAGCTGGGGCCACCACCCGGTCGCGCTCGGCACCAACACCGACCCGTACCAGCGGGCCGAGGGGCGCTATGCGCTGATGCCCGGCATCATCGATGCGCTGACCGACTCCGGCACGCCGTTCAGCATCCTTACCAAGGGGTCGCTGCTCCGGCGCGACCTCGACCGGCTGGCGGAGGCGGCGACGCGGGTCCCCGTCGACCTCGCGATGTCGATCGCGGTCTACGACGACGAACTGCAGCAGTCGGTCGAACCGGGAACGCCCACGACCAAGGCACGGCTGGCGACCGTCACCGCCGTCCGCGAGCACGGCCTCGACTGCGGGGTGTTCCTGATGCCGATCCTGCCGTACCTCACGGATACGCGGGCGCACCTCGATGAGGCACTGCGCCAGGCGAAGGAGGCCGGCGCCACCAGTGTGCTCTACACCGCGCTGCACCTGAAGCCCGGCGTCAAGGAGTGGTACTACCTGTGGCTGGGCCGGGAGCATCCGGAGCTGCTGCCCCAATACCGCAGCATGTACGGCCGCGGCACGTACGCGCCCAAGGAGTACCGCACCTGGCTGGCAGCGCGGATCAAGCCGCTCATCCGAGCATACCGACTCGAGCGCGGCCAGGAGGATCCGCTGACCGGGGGAGTGCGTTCGTCGGCGCTCGGGATGCTGCGCGACGGCGAGGGGGAGCGGCGTGCAGTGGATCGGGTGGCGCCCGAGGAGGTCGCGCCCGAGTCGGCGCTGGTGACGCTCGGGGTGCAGCCGACGTTGTTCTGAGGGGGTCACGCACTCCCGCGGGGTACAACACGCCGATCTGCCCGGGGTACACAGCGGGCAGGGTTGCTGCCATAATCCCCACTGGGAGGCCGCCGACGCGCGATCTCCCACCGACGCCCCCACCGTCGGTCCCTCTCGCGCCGAAGGAGTCCGGTGTCGCTCGGCCTTCCCAGCCACCTCTCCAGGCAGGCGAATTCGCGCGCGCTGGCCACGGCGGCGCGCTGGGCCGCGCTGGTCTGCCTGGTGATGGCCGCTGTCAACGTCGCGGTGTCGACGGTCGGCGGGACCACCGGCGCCGCCTCCTGGATCAGCACCCTCGTGCTGCTGCCGATGATCGCGCTGCTGCTCCTGCTGTCGCGCGGCCGGACCGTCCTGCTCACGATCGTCTACCTGCTCGTCGGCGCGGTCTGCACCTACTTCTACGTCTACCTGATCTTCGACAGCACCCCCGAGTATCAGGACACGAACCTGCTCGTCGTCGCCCTCCCCGTCGTCGCGATGACCCTCGTCGGCGGGACCGGCACCGGCTCGCTCGTCGGCGTGCTGTGGGCCACGCTCGGGTTCGCGCTCGCGGAGACCGCCGTCTTCCTCGGGGCGACAGCGGCCGGGCGGGTCTTCCGGCCCGACGCCATCTCGCTGAGCGCCTACCTGCTGCTGGTCGGCGTGCTCGCGTTCGACGGGCTCACCCGCGGCTCGCGCTCGCGGACGCAGGGCGCCATCCACCGCGCCGTCCGCGACTCCCGGCTCGTCGACCTGCGGCGCGAGCTGCTCGCGGAGTCCACGGCCGACCTCCACGACACCGTCCTCAGCGAGCTCGTCGCCGTCGCCAGCACGGAGCCGGGGGAGCTGCCCGCGCGGCTCCGGCAGCGCATCGAGTCCGACCTCCACCGCCTCGGGGGCGCCGGGATGCCCGCCGACGAGCAGAAGCCCACCGACGAGGACCCCTGGTACGACAGCGAACTGCGCCGGGCCATTGAGGACGCGCGCGACGAGGGCATCGCCATCGACATCTCCGGGGAGCGGGAGGCCGTCGCGCTCCTGAGCGCCGACGCCCGCCGCGCGGTCGGGCTCGCCGTCCGCCAGTGCCTGGTCAATGTGCTGCGGCACTCCGGCAGCGCGACCGCCGAGGTCGCGTTCTCCTGCGGCGACGCCTCCGTCTCGGTCATGGTCGTCGACGGCGGTCGCGGCTTCGCGGCGGCCGGCGTCCCCGCCGGCGACCGGCTGGGCCTGCGCCAATCGGTGCACGACAGGATCAGCAAGGTCGGCGGTTCGGTCACCGTCTACTCCGCGGAAGACGTCGGGACGACCGTGATCATGACCCTCCCGGTCGCGGAGGCGGCATGAACCAGGTGCTGTCCGAGACCATCGTCCACTACCGGTCGCTGCCCGTGGAGCGCACGCCGCAGCGGCTGGACCCGCTCGGCGTGCAGTCCGCCTGGCTCCTCGTCCCGCTGCTCGGCGCCGTCGCGGTGGCCTACGCGGTGTTCTCCACATTCCTGCACCACGCCCAGTTCCGC
This genomic stretch from Leifsonia sp. EB41 harbors:
- a CDS encoding sensor histidine kinase, which translates into the protein MSLGLPSHLSRQANSRALATAARWAALVCLVMAAVNVAVSTVGGTTGAASWISTLVLLPMIALLLLLSRGRTVLLTIVYLLVGAVCTYFYVYLIFDSTPEYQDTNLLVVALPVVAMTLVGGTGTGSLVGVLWATLGFALAETAVFLGATAAGRVFRPDAISLSAYLLLVGVLAFDGLTRGSRSRTQGAIHRAVRDSRLVDLRRELLAESTADLHDTVLSELVAVASTEPGELPARLRQRIESDLHRLGGAGMPADEQKPTDEDPWYDSELRRAIEDARDEGIAIDISGEREAVALLSADARRAVGLAVRQCLVNVLRHSGSATAEVAFSCGDASVSVMVVDGGRGFAAAGVPAGDRLGLRQSVHDRISKVGGSVTVYSAEDVGTTVIMTLPVAEAA